The Cytobacillus oceanisediminis genomic interval AGGCTTGCCCGAAATGTGGAGGCGACTGCCCAGGGACGACCAGCATAAGACGAGCCCTGCAAGAAGGTGTTCTTTCCTTCTGGAAGGGATTGGCTTATGTCTCGAGTCCCTAGGAGCCGAAACTGGACAAGCTTGTGACCTCGAGGGGGTAGACGCTCCTCTTAAAAGCTAACGCTTTTAATCGTGCGATGATTAGGCTGTCGAAGCGTTCCTTGTGGAGCTAGACAGTTATCGATGTTCAAAATTTAATATATACTTTCTCTTGAAGGCAAAAAAATAGCTCTCGTCATTTGACGAGAGCTTTACTTTTGTATTATCCGCTGGGAATATGCCTTTGTATCAATGCCACGTTCATTCAGCCAATGATGGGTCCTTTCAGTTATGATAATTGGAGCCTGCTGAAGCTGGGCGATGTTTGCTGCCCCCAAGGCAGTCATGATCACTTTCAATTCGGTATTCATATTGTTAATCTCTTCAATGAGTGCTTCAAGTCCTTCTTTCATGAGAACTTTCAAAAAGTATCCCGCCATCCCTGCAGCTCCTGCACCAAGAGCAATTGCCTTAGCTATTTCATGGCTTGTCTGGATGCCCCCCGAAGCTATGACAACAATATCTTTTTCCAAAGATGCAGCTTCTGCAATGGAGACAGCTGTCGGGATTCCCCACTCATTGAAAAACGTTAACAGTCTCTCTCTTCTTGCATTTTCTATGCGGGAGAAATTCGTTCCGCCAAATCCGCCAATATCGATTGCTGTAACACCGGCTGATGCAAGCATTGAAACTGTTTCTTTATTTATGCCAAATCCCACTTCTTTTACAACTACTGGAACTTCAGAATGGGAGACGATATTTTCAATTCTTTTTAAGGCACCCCGAAAATCACGGTCACCTTCAGGCATGGTCAATTCCTGGACAACATTTAAATGAATTTGCAATGCATCTGCTTCAATCATATCAACCGCTGCTTTTGCCTGATCGATTGTAGCTTCGCTGCCTAAGTTGCCAAAGATTATTCCACCGGGGTTTTCTCTCCTGACAACCCTGTAGGATTCTGCTTCACTTGGATCCTTCAGTGCAGACATTTGAGACCCTACTGCCATAGCAAGGCCTGTTGATCTGGCAGCCAGGGCGAGATCCCGGTTAATTTGAACCGTTCTTTCTCCTCCTCCCCCTGTCATGGCATTTATAAAAATTGGCGAACTTAATGAAAGTTCGCCAATTGAAGTGCCTAAATCAGCCTGATCAAGAAACGCATCAGGAAGACTTTGATGAATAAATGCAATATCCTCTAAACCGGTATTGCTGTTTTGGCCCGTTGCCAAAGCATGCTGGATATGATCCCATTTACGTTTTGATCTAGACAAAATTTATCACCATTACTTTTTTAAATTCTTTAGCTGGTCGCCTATCATATCACCAAGCGAGAAGCCTTTATTTTCTTCAGGAAGTTCATAGTCAGTCACTTCTTCCTGTTCTTTTTCAAGAAGATCTTTGATGCTCAGTGACAGGCGCTGGTCCTGTTCGTTCACATCAAGAACCTTTACTTTTATTTCCTGTCCTTCGCTCAATACTTCGTGAGGAGTTCCAATATGCTTATGCGCAATTTGAGAAATATGGACAAGGCCTTCCACACCTGGAAAAACTTCAACAAATGCTCCATAAGACACAAGTCTTTTTACTGTTCCTTCAAGAGTGCTTCCTTTAGGAGCCTTTTCACTGATATTATCCCATGGCCCTGGCAAAGTCTCCTTAATGGAAAGTGAGATGCGTTCATTATCCCGGTCTACACTTAAAACCTTCACTTTCACTTTTTGGCCTTCTTCCACAACATCTGAAGGCTTCTCTACATGCTCATAAGAAAGCTGGGAAATATGGACAAGACCATCGATCCCGCCGATATCAACAAATGCTCCAAAGTCAGTAATTCTTTGAACTGTTCCATCCAAAACCTGACCTGCCTGAAGGGATTCAAGCACTTGGTGTTTCTGTTTTCCTTTTTCTTCCTCTATTACAGCACGGTGAGAAAGAATCAGGCGATTTTTATCTTTATCAAGCTCTACAATTTTAAATGTCATCGTTTTGCCTTTATAATCAGTAAAGTCCTCAACAAAGTGAGCTTCAACCAGGGAAGCAGGAACAAATCCGCGCACACCCAAGTCTACTACTAAGCCGCCTTTAACAACATCTTTTATTTCTGCTTCAAAAACTTCACCCTCATTGAATTTCTTTTCAAGGGTTTCCCAGGATTTCCCGGCATCAACTTTTCGTTTAGAAAGAATAAGGGCTTCTTCCTCCACTTTTAAAACTTCAAGCTCGAGCTCATCTCCTTCTGAAACCGCATCGCTTGCTTTTTCAATATGAAGGCTTGAAAGCTCGCTAATTGGGATAATCCCATCCAATTTGCTGTCAGCAAGGTCAACAATGACTTGCTTTTCTTCAACTTTGGTAACTTGGCCTTTTACCTTGTCACCCACCTCAAAATTTTTAACTTCTACTTGATTCATTTCCTCTGACATATGTATTCCTCCTTAATCCAATGGCTGCTTTCAAATTTTTAATCTGTATTCAACTGCCTGCCATCCAGGCAAGAACCCTGTGTCAGCAGCAGAAATACTCGAATGGCTATTTATTTTGCAGGCTTTTTTTCAACTGTTGTTGAATGTCTCTTTCTGCCCTCATATAAAAATTGTTCAGTAAAGGACAGCCTAATTTTTCGAATATTTTCGCCTTTTTAAAAAATGCCTTTTTACTAACTTCTTACAAAAGAAGTTTTTTGTCAAGCGGGAAGGTCTATGAATAATCTTCAATTAATTTACGTATTTCTGACATAATCAATTCGGTGGTTTCCTCCGCCGAAGCCTTTCTTTCCCTTAGCTCTTTCATATCAATTGGTTTACCGTAAACAACTTTTAATTTTGAAAAAGCTTTATAAGGGCCAATAATGGCGCAGGGAACGACATGCGCTTCTGACCTGAGAGCAAAAAAACCTGCACCCGCCAGTCCTTTCCCCAGCTGCCCCGTTTTACTTCTAGTACCCTCTGGAAACAGCCCTAAAACATTACCTTCTTTTAAGATTCCAAGCCCTCTTCTTAATGCCTCCCTGTCACTCATTCCTCTCTTGACAGGAAATGCGTTTAGATCGGGAAGAATTTTCCCCAGAACCGGTACATTAAAAAGCTCTTCTTTGGCCATAAAATAAACTGGCCTTGGAGCATTAATGCCGACTACCGGAGGATCGAGATTATCTATATGATTGGAGCATAAAAGGACGCCCCCTTCAGCAGGAAAGTTCTCCTTCCCAATTACTTCAAATCTGTATATGGGTTTTAGAACTCCATAGACTGCTGCTTTGGCAAAAGAATAGAGATTCACTTTGAACCAATCCTTTCAATAGCCAGATCCATTATCTTATCGACTACCTGTCCAATTGACAAAGAAGTTGTATCAATCTCCTTTGCATCATCTGCTTTCTTTAAGGGAGCTACTTCACGCTCAGAGTCCAGTTTGTCCCTTAAGGAAATTTCTTCCCTCAACTTTTCAAGATCAGATGGATATCCCTTCTGGATATTTTCGTTATGTCGCCTTACAGCTCTTTCATCGACAGAGGCTAAAAGGAAAATCTTTACTTCTGCATGGGGCAGGACATGGGTTCCGATATCCCGGCCATCCATTACCACTCCTCCATTTAAAGCAAAGCTTTGCTGGCGCAGTACCATTTCTTCTCTAACCAGCTTATGCATGGAAACTATAGAAACAGAATTTGTCACTTCAGAAGTCCTGATTTCATTTGTCACATCCTGCCCGTCCAGATAAATTAATTGCCCTTTTTCGCCTGGCTGCAGTTCAATACCTGTATTGTTTAGAATCTCCATAAGAGAAGCTTCATCTTCAAGACTTGCATTCTTCTGAATCGCTTTATAAGTCAAGGCGCGATACATGGCACCAGTATCAATATATATGTAAGATAATTTTTCTGCCACAATCTTTGCTACTGTACTTTTCCCTGCAGCAGCTGGGCCGTCAATTGCAATTGATATACGTTTGCTCATAGTTCCTCCTGTACCCCTGGCCGCTTCTTCCCCAGGTTCATTCAGCTTTATTTTAACATAATAAGTCTGCATCAGTGCATAATTAAGCTGTTTTTTAAGTCTTGCAAATTTTTTAAAATAGCCCCTAAAAGACTTATAAATAATCGTTTTCACACAACTGCCAGCACAAAAATAAGCAGGCGCCTGCCTGCTAATAATTTTCCCTGAACGTTTCAAGCAGCTCAGTAAAATTCTGATCTGTAACACCCTCATACTGTGTCAGCTGCTTTAATTCCGGAAAAGCATCCATATGATGAAAGAAAAATTGAGTGAACAGCAAGAAAACAAATTGCACAAAAATTAACTTTAGAATAATCCTCTCCACCGTTTTCATCATTGCCATCTCTCCAACTGGTAATATAAGAATAAGCCAATAGACTTCACCATCTATTATGAGAGATGATTATAAAAAATATTCCTTCATTTATATTTCCAGGCCTTTTTTCTTCATGGCCAATTGCCTATCGAAACAAAAGCGCAGAAGCAATTGCCTGTCCTGGGGGCTTGTCTCCATAAACTGAACAGAAATAAGCGATTTTCCATTTTGGGGTTCAGAAACTCTGATTACTTTACTTTTAAGCTGCAAATAATAATTATCTCCGTTTTGCATAGCTAATACGAAATAAGTATGTATTTGCATATTCGCTTTTAAAGAGCTGCTCGTTTGTGCGATAATTGCAGCTCCGCCCGCACTAATATCATCCGTAACGGATACAAAAGGAATAAACTCATTACTTTCCGGGTGGATAGCAACATCAACAGGTGTTTCAACCCGGACAAACTGACGCCGCTGAATTTTCACCAAATGTTCGTCCCCCGGATATGATAAAATCATCATCGGGATCTTCAGCTTAACTCTTCCCTTAACTTCGCTTTCGAAAAGATATACCGTCCCATCTTCAGCCAAAAAGGTTGCCTTCAGCTGAGTCCCATCGAGCAGGAAAGCAGTTTTATTCGTTTCCTGATTTATTGGATAATCAATATATAGATTATTTCCTTCTCTTTCAGCAAGCTTGCATTTATATTTCTCGGATTTTTCCGAGTATGTTAATTCCAGCAGCAATGTCTCTCCAATATTTATCACACTGACACACTTCCCATTATTAAAAGGATAATCTTGTCATTTAATTATGACCGGTATAAAAGAATCCTGCAATAGCATTTTTGAAAGATTCGGGCAAAAAGACCCAAATAGTATTTAAAGCAAAAAAAAGAAAGCCTATCCGGCTTTCTCTACAGTACATCTTCAAATACTGGTTCAGCATTTTTTAGCTTTTCTACTTTTTCTTCCTGTCCTGTTTCTGAGTTTATATAGATTCTGTAGGTATCTTCACCCAATGTGCCTAGAAATTCATAACAGGAAACTTCCTGATTTAAATCATTAATGATTATTGCCCGTCTGTCTTCCATGACTTTCAGCTGTGGATTCACCTTGGCTCTTGCCTCTTCTGCAGTAATTGCAGGCTCAGGAATTTCTCTCTGGTGATGAGCTTTTAAATAATCCTCAGCTGAAAAGGCTGCCATTCTGCCATTGTCAAGCGCAACTTTCACACGAATGGAGTCCGGATAAATTCTTACGCCATCCTGATTGGACACAAAGGTAAATACCCCTAAATTGTCATACTGGGCACTCTCAAATAAATCAAGGTCCTTAAAGCCATTGTCTTTCAGAAATTTAACCGCATTATTGCTTGCTTCATTAAGGCTTACTTTTTGTTTCGCCACTTCCCGATCCAGTATAAACCAGATTGGATAACCGCCTTTCTTAGTGATATCCATGTTTGCTTCTTCTTTTGTTTTTTTATTTTGAATACTGACACTATAAAACCCGTAATCAGATCCTTTGCCGTTTTCCGTCACTCTGATATTCACATTATTTCCTAGCCTTGCATATTGCTGACTTATTCGTGCAGCTTCTTCTTCTGTTATTTCTTTGCCCTTAAGATATTTGTAATTTTCATCCTTCCTCTGCATATTTACAAATGCAGGCCCAAAGTCAGTCTCTCCATAGCCTTCAACCGTTTTTTCCACTGTCTTAAATCCATCTATGATTGTATTATCTGCAGCTTCCTCATTGGAAGCGAGCGCCATTTCTACATCCATCCACCGTAA includes:
- a CDS encoding lysophospholipid acyltransferase family protein, producing the protein MNLYSFAKAAVYGVLKPIYRFEVIGKENFPAEGGVLLCSNHIDNLDPPVVGINAPRPVYFMAKEELFNVPVLGKILPDLNAFPVKRGMSDREALRRGLGILKEGNVLGLFPEGTRSKTGQLGKGLAGAGFFALRSEAHVVPCAIIGPYKAFSKLKVVYGKPIDMKELRERKASAEETTELIMSEIRKLIEDYS
- the ypeB gene encoding germination protein YpeB — encoded protein: MLRGILIGVLALGVAGTAFWGYQEHREKNAILINAENNYQRAFHDLTYQIDLLHDKIGTTLAMNSRASLSPELAEVWRLTSEAHSDVGQLPLSLLPFNKTEEFLSNIGDFSYRTAVRDLEKEPLSDKEYQTLKQLYKQSADVQQDLRKVQHMVLEKNLRWMDVEMALASNEEAADNTIIDGFKTVEKTVEGYGETDFGPAFVNMQRKDENYKYLKGKEITEEEAARISQQYARLGNNVNIRVTENGKGSDYGFYSVSIQNKKTKEEANMDITKKGGYPIWFILDREVAKQKVSLNEASNNAVKFLKDNGFKDLDLFESAQYDNLGVFTFVSNQDGVRIYPDSIRVKVALDNGRMAAFSAEDYLKAHHQREIPEPAITAEEARAKVNPQLKVMEDRRAIIINDLNQEVSCYEFLGTLGEDTYRIYINSETGQEEKVEKLKNAEPVFEDVL
- the rpsA gene encoding 30S ribosomal protein S1 translates to MSEEMNQVEVKNFEVGDKVKGQVTKVEEKQVIVDLADSKLDGIIPISELSSLHIEKASDAVSEGDELELEVLKVEEEALILSKRKVDAGKSWETLEKKFNEGEVFEAEIKDVVKGGLVVDLGVRGFVPASLVEAHFVEDFTDYKGKTMTFKIVELDKDKNRLILSHRAVIEEEKGKQKHQVLESLQAGQVLDGTVQRITDFGAFVDIGGIDGLVHISQLSYEHVEKPSDVVEEGQKVKVKVLSVDRDNERISLSIKETLPGPWDNISEKAPKGSTLEGTVKRLVSYGAFVEVFPGVEGLVHISQIAHKHIGTPHEVLSEGQEIKVKVLDVNEQDQRLSLSIKDLLEKEQEEVTDYELPEENKGFSLGDMIGDQLKNLKK
- a CDS encoding flagellar brake protein, producing MINIGETLLLELTYSEKSEKYKCKLAEREGNNLYIDYPINQETNKTAFLLDGTQLKATFLAEDGTVYLFESEVKGRVKLKIPMMILSYPGDEHLVKIQRRQFVRVETPVDVAIHPESNEFIPFVSVTDDISAGGAAIIAQTSSSLKANMQIHTYFVLAMQNGDNYYLQLKSKVIRVSEPQNGKSLISVQFMETSPQDRQLLLRFCFDRQLAMKKKGLEI
- a CDS encoding YpfB family protein — its product is MMKTVERIILKLIFVQFVFLLFTQFFFHHMDAFPELKQLTQYEGVTDQNFTELLETFRENY
- the fni gene encoding type 2 isopentenyl-diphosphate Delta-isomerase yields the protein MSRSKRKWDHIQHALATGQNSNTGLEDIAFIHQSLPDAFLDQADLGTSIGELSLSSPIFINAMTGGGGERTVQINRDLALAARSTGLAMAVGSQMSALKDPSEAESYRVVRRENPGGIIFGNLGSEATIDQAKAAVDMIEADALQIHLNVVQELTMPEGDRDFRGALKRIENIVSHSEVPVVVKEVGFGINKETVSMLASAGVTAIDIGGFGGTNFSRIENARRERLLTFFNEWGIPTAVSIAEAASLEKDIVVIASGGIQTSHEIAKAIALGAGAAGMAGYFLKVLMKEGLEALIEEINNMNTELKVIMTALGAANIAQLQQAPIIITERTHHWLNERGIDTKAYSQRIIQK
- the cmk gene encoding (d)CMP kinase; protein product: MSKRISIAIDGPAAAGKSTVAKIVAEKLSYIYIDTGAMYRALTYKAIQKNASLEDEASLMEILNNTGIELQPGEKGQLIYLDGQDVTNEIRTSEVTNSVSIVSMHKLVREEMVLRQQSFALNGGVVMDGRDIGTHVLPHAEVKIFLLASVDERAVRRHNENIQKGYPSDLEKLREEISLRDKLDSEREVAPLKKADDAKEIDTTSLSIGQVVDKIMDLAIERIGSK